The DNA segment GGCGTGGTAGCCGCCGTTCTCCTTGAGGTCACCCTCCTCGCGTGCTGCCTCGATCTTCTTGGAGATGGAGGTACGGCCCTCGCCGGCGAGCTGCTCATACTCGCTCTTGAGCCGGTCGTAGGCATCCTGGGTCAGCCAGGTCGTCACGGCAGCACTCCTCGCGGTTTCGTGCAGGGGAAAACTCCAGGATACCGACAGATGCGGGGGAGCGTCAGTTCGTCAGCCGGCAGGAGTCGACCAGGGCGACGATCGCCCGCTCCGTCGTCACCAGGCTCACCGAGGTCTCGGTCTGCGCCCGTCCGGCCGGGATGGTCACGTCCAGGCTGCCGACCACGTCGGTGTAGCGGTTCTTGGCCACGACCCGGCACACCGCTGTCGAGGCGGCGTCCTTGGCCACGGTGAAGCGGACGTCGACCTGCGCCGCGGAGACCACCCGGTAGGACAGCAGGGTGGCGCTGGCCCCCGGCTGGGCGGCCTGGGTCCAGGAGAAGACCACGGCGACGCCGGCGACCAGCAGCGCCAGCCCGACCAGGACGAGCGCCACCCGGGCGCCGCGGGACAGCCCGGCCCGCCGTCCGTACCGGTGCGCCAGCAGCTGGGGGTCGCTCACCGCTCCAGTCTCCCCCACGCTCGGGCTACCCTGGACGGCGATGTCCACCCCTGCCGAGCCGCTGCGGCTCCTTGCTGTGCACGCCCACCCCGACGACGAGTCGAGCAAGGGCGCGGCCACCATGGCCCGCTACGTCCGCGAGGGCGTCGAGGTCCTGGTCGCCACCTGCACCGGCGGCGAACGCGGCGACGTCCTCAACCCGGCACTGGCCGATGACGCGGCCGTGGTTGCCGACCTGCCCGCCGTCCGGCGCCGGGAGATGGCCCTGGCGCAGCGGATTCTCGGCGTGCGGCACGCCTGGCTGGGCTTTGTCGACTCCGGGCTGCCCGAGGGCGACCCGCTGCCGCCGCTTCCTGACGGCTGCTTCGCCCTGGTGCCGCCGGCCGAGGCGGCCGAGCCGCTGGTCCGGCTGGTGCGCGAGTTCCGGCCGCACGTCATAGTGACCTATGACGAGAACGGCGGATATCCGCACCCGGACCACATCAAGACCCACGAGGTCTCGGTGGAGGCGTTCGAGGCGGCCGGCGACGCCGACCGGTACCCGGGCACCGGCGAGCCGTGGCAGCCGCTCAAGCTCTACTACCACGTGAACTTCCACAAGGAGCGGCTGGTCGCGCTGCACGAGGCAGCGCTGGACGCCGGGCTGGAGTCGCCGTACGCCGACTGGCTGGCCAGCTGGAAGGACAAGCCAGGCGACCAGGGCCGGGTGACCACGAGGGTGCACTGCGCCGGCTACTTCGACGTGCGCGACGACGCGCTGCGGGCGCACGCCACCCAGGTCGACCCGGCGGGACGCTGGTTCGGGGTGCCGCAACACCTGCAGCAGGCCGCCTGGCCGACCGAGGACTACCAGCTCGCGCGTAGCCTGGTCGACGGTCCGGTGCCGGAGGACGACCTGTTCGCCGGGATCCGGGACTCGGTAGGGAGCCCTCGATGATCCAGCTGGCCCTGTGGCCGCTCACGACGGACTTCACCGACGGCACGCTGCCCGCTCCGGGGTGGCTCGGGTTCGGTCTGGTGATCGCGCTCGGCGTCGCCCTGGTGCTCCTCATCCGGTCGATGAACAAGCAGCTGCGCCGCATCCCGCCGTCCTTCGACGAGCCGGTCCCGACGCCCAGCGACCCCCCGGCGCCGCCCGCCTCATGACGGCGGCAGCACCATCCTGGCCATCAGCCGGCTGAGCTCCTCGGCCGGGTCGTCGGTGACCCCGGTGTGCACCGGTGACGGCTGCACGACCGTGCTGCGCGGCGCGGTGAGCCACCGGAACCGCTCACCGGCCGGGCGGGCGGCGTTCGCCCCGGCCTGCGGGTCCCCGGCGCACAGCGCGCGCAGCGACTCCAGGTGCCCGCGGACGGCGGCGACGTCGAGATCGGGGTCGAGCGCCAGAGCGCGCTGCTCGTCGAAGTGGACGGCGGCGCCGAGGAACTCCAGCGGCCGGCTGTAGACGACCACCCCGACGTTGAGGAACTCCCCGCGCTCGACCCGGGGGACGACGCGCAGCGCGGCCCACTCATACGGCTGCCGCACGGGCCACCTCCACCTCGGGCAGCCAGGACTGCGGCTGCTGGGCGCGGGCGAGCAGAACATCGGCGTAGGCCCGCCGCACGGCGGCCGCGTCGTCGAAGCCGTCGGCCTCCAGCCACGGGTCCGGCACCATCGCCAGCACCTGCTCGAGCAGGGCGCGGGTGACCCGGGGGGCCAGGGCCGCGTGCGCCGCCTCCAGCGGCCCGGCCGTCCCGAGCAGCACGTGGTCGGCGGCGCCGCGGTAGGCGCGCTGGCCGGCGTCCACGGCGGTGGGCCAGCTGTGGTGGAAGTACAGCGCCGCGCCGTGGTCGATCAGCCACATCCGCCCGTGCCAGCGCAGCAGGTTCGGGTTGCGCCAGGAGCGGTCCACGTTGAGGACCAGGGCGTCGAACCACACGACCTGGGCGGCCAGGACCGGCTCGACGTCGTCCACGACGGGGTCGAAGCCGAGCGAGCCGGGCAGGTAGTCCATGCCCAGGTTTAGCCCGGCGCTGGACCGCAGCAGGTCCTGCACCTCCTGGTCGGGCTCGGCCGGAGCCAGCGCGGGGTCGAGGTCGACCAGCACGAGCTCGGGCACCGGCAGCCCCAGCGCACGGCCCAGCTCGCCCACGATGATCTCGGCGGCGAGGGCCTTGGGGCCCTGCCCGGCCCCACGGAACTTCACCACGTAGGTGCCCAGGTCGTCGGCCTCCAGCAGGCCGGGCAGCGAGCCGCCCTCACGCAGCGGCAGCACGTACCGCGTGGCGGAGACCCGGGGAAGCGCGGTGATCACGGTCCCCCACGCTATCGGCCCGCCGGGGGGCGGGTGGGACGGCGGTGCAGCGACAGGGCCACCAGGACCGGGCCGCCGCGCCGCACTCGGGGCACCGGACGCCCCCGACGCGCACGACCCGCCACCGCCGCTCGGGCAGCCCATGGTCAGCGTGGACGCCGAGAGCCGACCGACCCGCACCAGGTGCTCGACCGCGGCGTCCACGACGTCCCGGGGCAGCCCGGTCATCGTGGCGACGTCGTCCAGGGTCGAGGCCCCGCCGCTGAACGCGTCGAGCACCGCCCGCAGCGGCGACCCGCTCATGACAGCACCCTGCCCACCTGGAACACGGCCACCGCGAGCGACCAGGCCAGCGTCAGCTGCATGGCCACGCCGAACACCGTCCAGCGAAGCCCGATCTCCCTCTTCTGCGCGGCCAGCGTGGCCACCACCAGCACGTACACCGTCAGCCGAGCGCTGCACGAGGTGAACGGCACGAGCAGCGCCGTGAGCGGCCGGTGCCGCGCGTCCGGCAGCGCCATGTACCCGGAGTCCTCGAGCAGCGCCAGCAGCGCCAGCATCAGCGCGATCAGCGGTACGAACGTCAGCAGCATGCCGATGCCGGCGACCAGGCCGTAGACGAGCAGCCCCTCCACCCACGAGCCGCCGAGGCCGACCGCCGAGAACAGCGCGCGGAACCCTGCCGACAGTGGGCCCGAGACGAGCGAGTCGAGGGCGCCCTGGATCGGCGCTGCGACGCTGGTCGCCACCAGGAAAACCAGCCACATGACCGCGAGGAAGACCACCGGGCCGATCACCGGCGAGGTGACCACCCGGTCGATGCGGTCCGACCAGGTGACGCGCGCCGCGTCGTCCTGCTCGGTGGCGGCCGCGACGGCCGCGGCGATCCAGCCGAACCGGGTGTCCGCCTCGGCCAGGCCGGTCGGGTCGTCCTCGTCGCGGGGGGCCTTGGAGAGCGGCTCGGGCGCGGGTGCCTCGACGGCGTCGTGGACGGCGGTAGCGAGCAGGTGGACGTCGCGGCGGCGGGGGTCTAGCGCGACTACCGGGGCGCCGACGGCCGCGGCCAGCCGGTCGGCGTCGCTGCGGATGCCGCGGCGCTCGCCGATGTCGGGACATGGTGAACGCGAGGACCGGCCGCTGCGGCTGCTCGCGCAGCTGGGCCAGCAGGTACAGCCCGCGGGACGGGTGGGCGGCCGAGGCCACCACGACGACGAGGTCGGGGCGCTCGTCCGCGGGCGGCTCGACGAGCAGCGTCCGGGTGAGCTCCTCGTCCGGCGACATCGGGTCCAGGCTTTAGGCGCCCGGCAGGTCGACCAGCCCGACCTTGCCCAGGCCGGGCACGGCCCAGGTGCCGCGGCCGACCGCGACCGTGCTGCCCGGCCAGTTGCCGACGTCGCGGCGGGCGCCGGTCAGCGCGTTGAACAGGGTGGACTTGCCGACGTTGGGGCTGCCGGCCAGCGCGACGATGGGCACCCCAGTGGCCAGGGCGGGGCCGGCGGCCTCGCTGTGGCAGGACGGCACCGCCGCCTTGGGCCGGTGGCCGCTCACGGGGTGCCGTCCACGGCCGTGGCGTCGTCCACGAC comes from the Actinomycetes bacterium genome and includes:
- the mca gene encoding mycothiol conjugate amidase Mca — translated: MSTPAEPLRLLAVHAHPDDESSKGAATMARYVREGVEVLVATCTGGERGDVLNPALADDAAVVADLPAVRRREMALAQRILGVRHAWLGFVDSGLPEGDPLPPLPDGCFALVPPAEAAEPLVRLVREFRPHVIVTYDENGGYPHPDHIKTHEVSVEAFEAAGDADRYPGTGEPWQPLKLYYHVNFHKERLVALHEAALDAGLESPYADWLASWKDKPGDQGRVTTRVHCAGYFDVRDDALRAHATQVDPAGRWFGVPQHLQQAAWPTEDYQLARSLVDGPVPEDDLFAGIRDSVGSPR
- a CDS encoding FeoB small GTPase domain-containing protein → MSGHRPKAAVPSCHSEAAGPALATGVPIVALAGSPNVGKSTLFNALTGARRDVGNWPGSTVAVGRGTWAVPGLGKVGLVDLPGA
- a CDS encoding HipA family kinase translates to MITALPRVSATRYVLPLREGGSLPGLLEADDLGTYVVKFRGAGQGPKALAAEIIVGELGRALGLPVPELVLVDLDPALAPAEPDQEVQDLLRSSAGLNLGMDYLPGSLGFDPVVDDVEPVLAAQVVWFDALVLNVDRSWRNPNLLRWHGRMWLIDHGAALYFHHSWPTAVDAGQRAYRGAADHVLLGTAGPLEAAHAALAPRVTRALLEQVLAMVPDPWLEADGFDDAAAVRRAYADVLLARAQQPQSWLPEVEVARAAAV
- a CDS encoding DUF3037 domain-containing protein, producing the protein MRQPYEWAALRVVPRVERGEFLNVGVVVYSRPLEFLGAAVHFDEQRALALDPDLDVAAVRGHLESLRALCAGDPQAGANAARPAGERFRWLTAPRSTVVQPSPVHTGVTDDPAEELSRLMARMVLPPS
- a CDS encoding DUF4307 domain-containing protein; protein product: MSDPQLLAHRYGRRAGLSRGARVALVLVGLALLVAGVAVVFSWTQAAQPGASATLLSYRVVSAAQVDVRFTVAKDAASTAVCRVVAKNRYTDVVGSLDVTIPAGRAQTETSVSLVTTERAIVALVDSCRLTN